The following are from one region of the Syngnathus acus chromosome 19, fSynAcu1.2, whole genome shotgun sequence genome:
- the exoc7 gene encoding exocyst complex component 7 isoform X4: MIPTEDASARKREIEEKLKQEQETLSFIRENLEKSDQLTNGMVSILSSFESRLMQLENSIIPVHKQTENLQRLQDNVDKTLSCMDHVISYYHVAKDTDRIIREGPTGRLDEYLACVAKIQKAVEYFQDNNPDSPELNTVKGLFEKGKELLEAEFRSLLTRYSKPVPPVLILDAIGAADDELELQEDVVLEHLPQAVLHDIICIGGWLVEYGRNQDFMTVYFQIRSSQLDRSIKGLKEHLRKNSASSAVLYSPAVQAKRKDTPTKKIPKRPGSDHDPRVRFISEALADKHGGPPGKDDGLDAEMDAYVHCISAFVKLAQSEYALLSDIIPEHHQKKTFDSLIQEALDNVMLEGDGIVGAARRAILRHDYSAVLAIFPVLRHLKINKADFDATLQGTAASTKNKLPALIASMESIGAKALEEFADSIKNDPDKEYNMPKDGTVHELTSNAILFLQQLLDFHETAGAMLASQESTSSSSSYTSDFNKRLLSTYICKVLGNLQLNLLSKSKVYEDSALSAIFLHNNYNYILKSLEKSELIQLVTVTQKRAEGSYRELIEQQIHLYQRSWLKVTEHLSERNLPTLQPGAKLKDKERQVIKDKFKGFNEGLEELCKIHKGWAVPDKEQRDFIRLAQKRAVTHAYTGFLHRCANLPFTKNPEKYHKYRPEEVEDMIDRLFDTSA; the protein is encoded by the exons ATGATCCCAACCGAGGATGCGTCGGCCAGGAAGAGAGAAATTGAGGAGAAACTCAAGCAG GAACAAGAGACTCTTTCGTTCATCCGCGAGAACCTGGAGAAGAGTGATCAGCTGACCAATGGAATG GTGTCCATTCTGTCGTCGTTTGAGAGTCGCCTGATGCAGCTGGAGAACTCCATCATTCCCGTGCACAAGCAGACGGAGAATTTACAGCGTCTGCAGGACAACGTGGACAAGACGCTGTCCTGCATGGACCACGTCATCAGCTATTACCATGTGGCCAAGGACACGGACCGCATCATCAGGGAAGG ACCGACGGGGCGCCTGGACGAGTATCTGGCCTGCGTCGCCAAGATCCAGAAGGCCGTGGAGTACTTCCAGGACAACAATCCCGACAGCCCCGAACTCAACACTGTG AAAGGGCTTTTCGAGAAGGGCAAGGAGCTCCTGGAGGCGGAGTTCCGCAGCCTGCTGACCCGCTACAGCAAGCCGGTGCCGCCCGTCCTCATCCTGGACGCCATCGGCGCGGCTGACGACGAGCTGGAGCTGCAGGAGGACGTGGTCCTGGAGCACCTGCCCCAAGCCGTCCTCCACGACATCATCTGCATCGGCGGCTGGCTGGTGGAATACGGACGCAATCAAG ATTTCATGACGGTGTACTTCCAGATCCGCTCCAGCCAGCTAGACCGCTCCATCAAAGGCCTGAAGGAGCACTTGCGCAAGAACAGCGCGTCCTCGGCCGTCCTCTACTCGCCCGCCGTCCAGGCCAAGCGCAAGGACACGCCCACCAAGAAGATTCCCAAGAGGCCCG GTTCCGATCACGACCCGCGGGTCAGATTCATCTCTGAGGCTCTGGCCGACAAGCACGGCGGCCCCCCAG GCAAAGACGACGGTCTGGACGCGGAGATGGACGCGTACGTCCACTGCATCAGCGCCTTCGTCAAGCTGGCGCAGAGCGAGTACGCCCTCCTCAGCGACATCATCCCCGAGCACCACCAGAAGAAGACCTTCGACTCCCTCATACAG GAAGCGCTGGACAACGTGATGCTGGAGGGCGACGGCATCGTGGGCGCCGCCCGCCGCGCCATCCTGCGCCACGACTACTCGGCCGTGCTCGCCATCTTCCCCGTCCTCAGACACCTGAAGATCAACAAGGCCGACTTTGACGCCACGCTGCAG GGGACGGCGGCGAGCACCAAGAACAAGCTGCCGGCGCTCATCGCATCCATGGAGAGCATCGGCGCCAAAGCGCTGGAGGAGTTCGCCGACAGCATTAAG AACGATCCCGACAAGGAGTACAACATGCCCAAGGACGGCACGGTGCACGAGCTGACCAGCAAT gccatcctcttcctccagcAGCTTCTGGACTTCCACGAGACGGCCGGAGCCATGCTGGCCTCGCAAG agTCCACTTCTTCATCCAGCAGCTACACGTCGGACTTCAACAAGCGTCTCCTCAGCACCTATATCT GTAAAGTCCTGGGGAACCTTCAGCTGAACCTGCTCAGCAAGTCCAAAGTGTACGAGGATTCGGCCCTCAGCGCCATCTTCCTTCACAACAACTACAACTACATCCTCAAGTCTCTGGAGAA GTCGGAGCTGATCCAGTTGGTGACGGTGACTCAGAAGCGAGCTGAGGGCTCCTACCGAGAACTCATTGAGCAACAAATCCACCTTTACCAACGCAG TTGGCTGAAAGTGACGGAGCACCTGAGCGAGCGGAACCTTCCCACCCTCCAGCCGGGCGCCAAG CTCAAAGACAAAGAACGGCAGGTCATCAAGGACAAGTTCAAG GGCTTCAACGAGGGCCTGGAGGAGCTGTGCAAGATCCACAAGGGTTGGGCCGTTCCCGACAAGGAGCAGCGGGACTTCATTCGACTGGCTCAGAAGAGAGCCGTCACGCACGCCTACACCGGCTTCCTGCACAG GTGCGCCAACCTGCCGTTCACCAAGAATCCGGAGAAGTACCACAAGTACCGTCCGGAAGAGGTGGAGGACATGATCGACAGGCTCTTCGACACCTCGGCTTGA
- the exoc7 gene encoding exocyst complex component 7 isoform X7, which yields MIPTEDASARKREIEEKLKQEQETLSFIRENLEKSDQLTNGMVSILSSFESRLMQLENSIIPVHKQTENLQRLQDNVDKTLSCMDHVISYYHVAKDTDRIIREGPTGRLDEYLACVAKIQKAVEYFQDNNPDSPELNTVKGLFEKGKELLEAEFRSLLTRYSKPVPPVLILDAIGAADDELELQEDVVLEHLPQAVLHDIICIGGWLVEYGRNQDFMTVYFQIRSSQLDRSIKGLKEHLRKNSASSAVLYSPAVQAKRKDTPTKKIPKRPGTIRKAQNLLKQYSQHGLDGKKGGSNLAPLEGSDHDPRVRFISEALADKHGGPPGKDDGLDAEMDAYVHCISAFVKLAQSEYALLSDIIPEHHQKKTFDSLIQEALDNVMLEGDGIVGAARRAILRHDYSAVLAIFPVLRHLKINKADFDATLQGTAASTKNKLPALIASMESIGAKALEEFADSIKNDPDKEYNMPKDGTVHELTSNAILFLQQLLDFHETAGAMLASQVLGDTYNIPLDPRESTSSSSSYTSDFNKRLLSTYICKVLGNLQLNLLSKSKVYEDSALSAIFLHNNYNYILKSLEKSELIQLVTVTQKRAEGSYRELIEQQIHLYQRSWLKVTEHLSERNLPTLQPGAKLKDKERQVIKDKFKGFNEGLEELCKIHKGWAVPDKEQRDFIRLAQKRAVTHAYTGFLHRCANLPFTKNPEKYHKYRPEEVEDMIDRLFDTSA from the exons ATGATCCCAACCGAGGATGCGTCGGCCAGGAAGAGAGAAATTGAGGAGAAACTCAAGCAG GAACAAGAGACTCTTTCGTTCATCCGCGAGAACCTGGAGAAGAGTGATCAGCTGACCAATGGAATG GTGTCCATTCTGTCGTCGTTTGAGAGTCGCCTGATGCAGCTGGAGAACTCCATCATTCCCGTGCACAAGCAGACGGAGAATTTACAGCGTCTGCAGGACAACGTGGACAAGACGCTGTCCTGCATGGACCACGTCATCAGCTATTACCATGTGGCCAAGGACACGGACCGCATCATCAGGGAAGG ACCGACGGGGCGCCTGGACGAGTATCTGGCCTGCGTCGCCAAGATCCAGAAGGCCGTGGAGTACTTCCAGGACAACAATCCCGACAGCCCCGAACTCAACACTGTG AAAGGGCTTTTCGAGAAGGGCAAGGAGCTCCTGGAGGCGGAGTTCCGCAGCCTGCTGACCCGCTACAGCAAGCCGGTGCCGCCCGTCCTCATCCTGGACGCCATCGGCGCGGCTGACGACGAGCTGGAGCTGCAGGAGGACGTGGTCCTGGAGCACCTGCCCCAAGCCGTCCTCCACGACATCATCTGCATCGGCGGCTGGCTGGTGGAATACGGACGCAATCAAG ATTTCATGACGGTGTACTTCCAGATCCGCTCCAGCCAGCTAGACCGCTCCATCAAAGGCCTGAAGGAGCACTTGCGCAAGAACAGCGCGTCCTCGGCCGTCCTCTACTCGCCCGCCGTCCAGGCCAAGCGCAAGGACACGCCCACCAAGAAGATTCCCAAGAGGCCCG GAACCATTCGCAAGGCTCAGAACCTTCTGAAACAGTACTCACAGCACGGGCTGGATGGCAAAAAGGGGGGGTCCAACCTGGCACCTCTGGAAG GTTCCGATCACGACCCGCGGGTCAGATTCATCTCTGAGGCTCTGGCCGACAAGCACGGCGGCCCCCCAG GCAAAGACGACGGTCTGGACGCGGAGATGGACGCGTACGTCCACTGCATCAGCGCCTTCGTCAAGCTGGCGCAGAGCGAGTACGCCCTCCTCAGCGACATCATCCCCGAGCACCACCAGAAGAAGACCTTCGACTCCCTCATACAG GAAGCGCTGGACAACGTGATGCTGGAGGGCGACGGCATCGTGGGCGCCGCCCGCCGCGCCATCCTGCGCCACGACTACTCGGCCGTGCTCGCCATCTTCCCCGTCCTCAGACACCTGAAGATCAACAAGGCCGACTTTGACGCCACGCTGCAG GGGACGGCGGCGAGCACCAAGAACAAGCTGCCGGCGCTCATCGCATCCATGGAGAGCATCGGCGCCAAAGCGCTGGAGGAGTTCGCCGACAGCATTAAG AACGATCCCGACAAGGAGTACAACATGCCCAAGGACGGCACGGTGCACGAGCTGACCAGCAAT gccatcctcttcctccagcAGCTTCTGGACTTCCACGAGACGGCCGGAGCCATGCTGGCCTCGCAAG tcctgGGGGACACTTACAATATCCCTTTAGACCCCCGAG agTCCACTTCTTCATCCAGCAGCTACACGTCGGACTTCAACAAGCGTCTCCTCAGCACCTATATCT GTAAAGTCCTGGGGAACCTTCAGCTGAACCTGCTCAGCAAGTCCAAAGTGTACGAGGATTCGGCCCTCAGCGCCATCTTCCTTCACAACAACTACAACTACATCCTCAAGTCTCTGGAGAA GTCGGAGCTGATCCAGTTGGTGACGGTGACTCAGAAGCGAGCTGAGGGCTCCTACCGAGAACTCATTGAGCAACAAATCCACCTTTACCAACGCAG TTGGCTGAAAGTGACGGAGCACCTGAGCGAGCGGAACCTTCCCACCCTCCAGCCGGGCGCCAAG CTCAAAGACAAAGAACGGCAGGTCATCAAGGACAAGTTCAAG GGCTTCAACGAGGGCCTGGAGGAGCTGTGCAAGATCCACAAGGGTTGGGCCGTTCCCGACAAGGAGCAGCGGGACTTCATTCGACTGGCTCAGAAGAGAGCCGTCACGCACGCCTACACCGGCTTCCTGCACAG GTGCGCCAACCTGCCGTTCACCAAGAATCCGGAGAAGTACCACAAGTACCGTCCGGAAGAGGTGGAGGACATGATCGACAGGCTCTTCGACACCTCGGCTTGA
- the exoc7 gene encoding exocyst complex component 7 isoform X8 codes for MIPTEDASARKREIEEKLKQEQETLSFIRENLEKSDQLTNGMVSILSSFESRLMQLENSIIPVHKQTENLQRLQDNVDKTLSCMDHVISYYHVAKDTDRIIREGPTGRLDEYLACVAKIQKAVEYFQDNNPDSPELNTVKGLFEKGKELLEAEFRSLLTRYSKPVPPVLILDAIGAADDELELQEDVVLEHLPQAVLHDIICIGGWLVEYGRNQDFMTVYFQIRSSQLDRSIKGLKEHLRKNSASSAVLYSPAVQAKRKDTPTKKIPKRPGTIRKAQNLLKQYSQHGLDGKKGGSNLAPLEGSDHDPRVRFISEALADKHGGPPGKDDGLDAEMDAYVHCISAFVKLAQSEYALLSDIIPEHHQKKTFDSLIQEALDNVMLEGDGIVGAARRAILRHDYSAVLAIFPVLRHLKINKADFDATLQGTAASTKNKLPALIASMESIGAKALEEFADSIKNDPDKEYNMPKDGTVHELTSNAILFLQQLLDFHETAGAMLASQESTSSSSSYTSDFNKRLLSTYICKVLGNLQLNLLSKSKVYEDSALSAIFLHNNYNYILKSLEKSELIQLVTVTQKRAEGSYRELIEQQIHLYQRSWLKVTEHLSERNLPTLQPGAKLKDKERQVIKDKFKGFNEGLEELCKIHKGWAVPDKEQRDFIRLAQKRAVTHAYTGFLHRCANLPFTKNPEKYHKYRPEEVEDMIDRLFDTSA; via the exons ATGATCCCAACCGAGGATGCGTCGGCCAGGAAGAGAGAAATTGAGGAGAAACTCAAGCAG GAACAAGAGACTCTTTCGTTCATCCGCGAGAACCTGGAGAAGAGTGATCAGCTGACCAATGGAATG GTGTCCATTCTGTCGTCGTTTGAGAGTCGCCTGATGCAGCTGGAGAACTCCATCATTCCCGTGCACAAGCAGACGGAGAATTTACAGCGTCTGCAGGACAACGTGGACAAGACGCTGTCCTGCATGGACCACGTCATCAGCTATTACCATGTGGCCAAGGACACGGACCGCATCATCAGGGAAGG ACCGACGGGGCGCCTGGACGAGTATCTGGCCTGCGTCGCCAAGATCCAGAAGGCCGTGGAGTACTTCCAGGACAACAATCCCGACAGCCCCGAACTCAACACTGTG AAAGGGCTTTTCGAGAAGGGCAAGGAGCTCCTGGAGGCGGAGTTCCGCAGCCTGCTGACCCGCTACAGCAAGCCGGTGCCGCCCGTCCTCATCCTGGACGCCATCGGCGCGGCTGACGACGAGCTGGAGCTGCAGGAGGACGTGGTCCTGGAGCACCTGCCCCAAGCCGTCCTCCACGACATCATCTGCATCGGCGGCTGGCTGGTGGAATACGGACGCAATCAAG ATTTCATGACGGTGTACTTCCAGATCCGCTCCAGCCAGCTAGACCGCTCCATCAAAGGCCTGAAGGAGCACTTGCGCAAGAACAGCGCGTCCTCGGCCGTCCTCTACTCGCCCGCCGTCCAGGCCAAGCGCAAGGACACGCCCACCAAGAAGATTCCCAAGAGGCCCG GAACCATTCGCAAGGCTCAGAACCTTCTGAAACAGTACTCACAGCACGGGCTGGATGGCAAAAAGGGGGGGTCCAACCTGGCACCTCTGGAAG GTTCCGATCACGACCCGCGGGTCAGATTCATCTCTGAGGCTCTGGCCGACAAGCACGGCGGCCCCCCAG GCAAAGACGACGGTCTGGACGCGGAGATGGACGCGTACGTCCACTGCATCAGCGCCTTCGTCAAGCTGGCGCAGAGCGAGTACGCCCTCCTCAGCGACATCATCCCCGAGCACCACCAGAAGAAGACCTTCGACTCCCTCATACAG GAAGCGCTGGACAACGTGATGCTGGAGGGCGACGGCATCGTGGGCGCCGCCCGCCGCGCCATCCTGCGCCACGACTACTCGGCCGTGCTCGCCATCTTCCCCGTCCTCAGACACCTGAAGATCAACAAGGCCGACTTTGACGCCACGCTGCAG GGGACGGCGGCGAGCACCAAGAACAAGCTGCCGGCGCTCATCGCATCCATGGAGAGCATCGGCGCCAAAGCGCTGGAGGAGTTCGCCGACAGCATTAAG AACGATCCCGACAAGGAGTACAACATGCCCAAGGACGGCACGGTGCACGAGCTGACCAGCAAT gccatcctcttcctccagcAGCTTCTGGACTTCCACGAGACGGCCGGAGCCATGCTGGCCTCGCAAG agTCCACTTCTTCATCCAGCAGCTACACGTCGGACTTCAACAAGCGTCTCCTCAGCACCTATATCT GTAAAGTCCTGGGGAACCTTCAGCTGAACCTGCTCAGCAAGTCCAAAGTGTACGAGGATTCGGCCCTCAGCGCCATCTTCCTTCACAACAACTACAACTACATCCTCAAGTCTCTGGAGAA GTCGGAGCTGATCCAGTTGGTGACGGTGACTCAGAAGCGAGCTGAGGGCTCCTACCGAGAACTCATTGAGCAACAAATCCACCTTTACCAACGCAG TTGGCTGAAAGTGACGGAGCACCTGAGCGAGCGGAACCTTCCCACCCTCCAGCCGGGCGCCAAG CTCAAAGACAAAGAACGGCAGGTCATCAAGGACAAGTTCAAG GGCTTCAACGAGGGCCTGGAGGAGCTGTGCAAGATCCACAAGGGTTGGGCCGTTCCCGACAAGGAGCAGCGGGACTTCATTCGACTGGCTCAGAAGAGAGCCGTCACGCACGCCTACACCGGCTTCCTGCACAG GTGCGCCAACCTGCCGTTCACCAAGAATCCGGAGAAGTACCACAAGTACCGTCCGGAAGAGGTGGAGGACATGATCGACAGGCTCTTCGACACCTCGGCTTGA
- the exoc7 gene encoding exocyst complex component 7 isoform X1: MIPTEDASARKREIEEKLKQEQETLSFIRENLEKSDQLTNGMVSILSSFESRLMQLENSIIPVHKQTENLQRLQDNVDKTLSCMDHVISYYHVAKDTDRIIREGPTGRLDEYLACVAKIQKAVEYFQDNNPDSPELNTVKGLFEKGKELLEAEFRSLLTRYSKPVPPVLILDAIGAADDELELQEDVVLEHLPQAVLHDIICIGGWLVEYGRNQDFMTVYFQIRSSQLDRSIKGLKEHLRKNSASSAVLYSPAVQAKRKDTPTKKIPKRPGTIRKAQNLLKQYSQHGLDGKKGGSNLAPLEGKDDGLDAEMDAYVHCISAFVKLAQSEYALLSDIIPEHHQKKTFDSLIQEALDNVMLEGDGIVGAARRAILRHDYSAVLAIFPVLRHLKINKADFDATLQGTAASTKNKLPALIASMESIGAKALEEFADSIKNDPDKEYNMPKDGTVHELTSNAILFLQQLLDFHETAGAMLASQVLGDTYNIPLDPRESTSSSSSYTSDFNKRLLSTYICKVLGNLQLNLLSKSKVYEDSALSAIFLHNNYNYILKSLEKSELIQLVTVTQKRAEGSYRELIEQQIHLYQRSWLKVTEHLSERNLPTLQPGAKLKDKERQVIKDKFKGFNEGLEELCKIHKGWAVPDKEQRDFIRLAQKRAVTHAYTGFLHRCANLPFTKNPEKYHKYRPEEVEDMIDRLFDTSA; the protein is encoded by the exons ATGATCCCAACCGAGGATGCGTCGGCCAGGAAGAGAGAAATTGAGGAGAAACTCAAGCAG GAACAAGAGACTCTTTCGTTCATCCGCGAGAACCTGGAGAAGAGTGATCAGCTGACCAATGGAATG GTGTCCATTCTGTCGTCGTTTGAGAGTCGCCTGATGCAGCTGGAGAACTCCATCATTCCCGTGCACAAGCAGACGGAGAATTTACAGCGTCTGCAGGACAACGTGGACAAGACGCTGTCCTGCATGGACCACGTCATCAGCTATTACCATGTGGCCAAGGACACGGACCGCATCATCAGGGAAGG ACCGACGGGGCGCCTGGACGAGTATCTGGCCTGCGTCGCCAAGATCCAGAAGGCCGTGGAGTACTTCCAGGACAACAATCCCGACAGCCCCGAACTCAACACTGTG AAAGGGCTTTTCGAGAAGGGCAAGGAGCTCCTGGAGGCGGAGTTCCGCAGCCTGCTGACCCGCTACAGCAAGCCGGTGCCGCCCGTCCTCATCCTGGACGCCATCGGCGCGGCTGACGACGAGCTGGAGCTGCAGGAGGACGTGGTCCTGGAGCACCTGCCCCAAGCCGTCCTCCACGACATCATCTGCATCGGCGGCTGGCTGGTGGAATACGGACGCAATCAAG ATTTCATGACGGTGTACTTCCAGATCCGCTCCAGCCAGCTAGACCGCTCCATCAAAGGCCTGAAGGAGCACTTGCGCAAGAACAGCGCGTCCTCGGCCGTCCTCTACTCGCCCGCCGTCCAGGCCAAGCGCAAGGACACGCCCACCAAGAAGATTCCCAAGAGGCCCG GAACCATTCGCAAGGCTCAGAACCTTCTGAAACAGTACTCACAGCACGGGCTGGATGGCAAAAAGGGGGGGTCCAACCTGGCACCTCTGGAAG GCAAAGACGACGGTCTGGACGCGGAGATGGACGCGTACGTCCACTGCATCAGCGCCTTCGTCAAGCTGGCGCAGAGCGAGTACGCCCTCCTCAGCGACATCATCCCCGAGCACCACCAGAAGAAGACCTTCGACTCCCTCATACAG GAAGCGCTGGACAACGTGATGCTGGAGGGCGACGGCATCGTGGGCGCCGCCCGCCGCGCCATCCTGCGCCACGACTACTCGGCCGTGCTCGCCATCTTCCCCGTCCTCAGACACCTGAAGATCAACAAGGCCGACTTTGACGCCACGCTGCAG GGGACGGCGGCGAGCACCAAGAACAAGCTGCCGGCGCTCATCGCATCCATGGAGAGCATCGGCGCCAAAGCGCTGGAGGAGTTCGCCGACAGCATTAAG AACGATCCCGACAAGGAGTACAACATGCCCAAGGACGGCACGGTGCACGAGCTGACCAGCAAT gccatcctcttcctccagcAGCTTCTGGACTTCCACGAGACGGCCGGAGCCATGCTGGCCTCGCAAG tcctgGGGGACACTTACAATATCCCTTTAGACCCCCGAG agTCCACTTCTTCATCCAGCAGCTACACGTCGGACTTCAACAAGCGTCTCCTCAGCACCTATATCT GTAAAGTCCTGGGGAACCTTCAGCTGAACCTGCTCAGCAAGTCCAAAGTGTACGAGGATTCGGCCCTCAGCGCCATCTTCCTTCACAACAACTACAACTACATCCTCAAGTCTCTGGAGAA GTCGGAGCTGATCCAGTTGGTGACGGTGACTCAGAAGCGAGCTGAGGGCTCCTACCGAGAACTCATTGAGCAACAAATCCACCTTTACCAACGCAG TTGGCTGAAAGTGACGGAGCACCTGAGCGAGCGGAACCTTCCCACCCTCCAGCCGGGCGCCAAG CTCAAAGACAAAGAACGGCAGGTCATCAAGGACAAGTTCAAG GGCTTCAACGAGGGCCTGGAGGAGCTGTGCAAGATCCACAAGGGTTGGGCCGTTCCCGACAAGGAGCAGCGGGACTTCATTCGACTGGCTCAGAAGAGAGCCGTCACGCACGCCTACACCGGCTTCCTGCACAG GTGCGCCAACCTGCCGTTCACCAAGAATCCGGAGAAGTACCACAAGTACCGTCCGGAAGAGGTGGAGGACATGATCGACAGGCTCTTCGACACCTCGGCTTGA
- the exoc7 gene encoding exocyst complex component 7 isoform X6 yields MIPTEDASARKREIEEKLKQEQETLSFIRENLEKSDQLTNGMVSILSSFESRLMQLENSIIPVHKQTENLQRLQDNVDKTLSCMDHVISYYHVAKDTDRIIREGPTGRLDEYLACVAKIQKAVEYFQDNNPDSPELNTVKGLFEKGKELLEAEFRSLLTRYSKPVPPVLILDAIGAADDELELQEDVVLEHLPQAVLHDIICIGGWLVEYGRNQDFMTVYFQIRSSQLDRSIKGLKEHLRKNSASSAVLYSPAVQAKRKDTPTKKIPKRPGKDDGLDAEMDAYVHCISAFVKLAQSEYALLSDIIPEHHQKKTFDSLIQEALDNVMLEGDGIVGAARRAILRHDYSAVLAIFPVLRHLKINKADFDATLQGTAASTKNKLPALIASMESIGAKALEEFADSIKNDPDKEYNMPKDGTVHELTSNAILFLQQLLDFHETAGAMLASQESTSSSSSYTSDFNKRLLSTYICKVLGNLQLNLLSKSKVYEDSALSAIFLHNNYNYILKSLEKSELIQLVTVTQKRAEGSYRELIEQQIHLYQRSWLKVTEHLSERNLPTLQPGAKLKDKERQVIKDKFKGFNEGLEELCKIHKGWAVPDKEQRDFIRLAQKRAVTHAYTGFLHRCANLPFTKNPEKYHKYRPEEVEDMIDRLFDTSA; encoded by the exons ATGATCCCAACCGAGGATGCGTCGGCCAGGAAGAGAGAAATTGAGGAGAAACTCAAGCAG GAACAAGAGACTCTTTCGTTCATCCGCGAGAACCTGGAGAAGAGTGATCAGCTGACCAATGGAATG GTGTCCATTCTGTCGTCGTTTGAGAGTCGCCTGATGCAGCTGGAGAACTCCATCATTCCCGTGCACAAGCAGACGGAGAATTTACAGCGTCTGCAGGACAACGTGGACAAGACGCTGTCCTGCATGGACCACGTCATCAGCTATTACCATGTGGCCAAGGACACGGACCGCATCATCAGGGAAGG ACCGACGGGGCGCCTGGACGAGTATCTGGCCTGCGTCGCCAAGATCCAGAAGGCCGTGGAGTACTTCCAGGACAACAATCCCGACAGCCCCGAACTCAACACTGTG AAAGGGCTTTTCGAGAAGGGCAAGGAGCTCCTGGAGGCGGAGTTCCGCAGCCTGCTGACCCGCTACAGCAAGCCGGTGCCGCCCGTCCTCATCCTGGACGCCATCGGCGCGGCTGACGACGAGCTGGAGCTGCAGGAGGACGTGGTCCTGGAGCACCTGCCCCAAGCCGTCCTCCACGACATCATCTGCATCGGCGGCTGGCTGGTGGAATACGGACGCAATCAAG ATTTCATGACGGTGTACTTCCAGATCCGCTCCAGCCAGCTAGACCGCTCCATCAAAGGCCTGAAGGAGCACTTGCGCAAGAACAGCGCGTCCTCGGCCGTCCTCTACTCGCCCGCCGTCCAGGCCAAGCGCAAGGACACGCCCACCAAGAAGATTCCCAAGAGGCCCG GCAAAGACGACGGTCTGGACGCGGAGATGGACGCGTACGTCCACTGCATCAGCGCCTTCGTCAAGCTGGCGCAGAGCGAGTACGCCCTCCTCAGCGACATCATCCCCGAGCACCACCAGAAGAAGACCTTCGACTCCCTCATACAG GAAGCGCTGGACAACGTGATGCTGGAGGGCGACGGCATCGTGGGCGCCGCCCGCCGCGCCATCCTGCGCCACGACTACTCGGCCGTGCTCGCCATCTTCCCCGTCCTCAGACACCTGAAGATCAACAAGGCCGACTTTGACGCCACGCTGCAG GGGACGGCGGCGAGCACCAAGAACAAGCTGCCGGCGCTCATCGCATCCATGGAGAGCATCGGCGCCAAAGCGCTGGAGGAGTTCGCCGACAGCATTAAG AACGATCCCGACAAGGAGTACAACATGCCCAAGGACGGCACGGTGCACGAGCTGACCAGCAAT gccatcctcttcctccagcAGCTTCTGGACTTCCACGAGACGGCCGGAGCCATGCTGGCCTCGCAAG agTCCACTTCTTCATCCAGCAGCTACACGTCGGACTTCAACAAGCGTCTCCTCAGCACCTATATCT GTAAAGTCCTGGGGAACCTTCAGCTGAACCTGCTCAGCAAGTCCAAAGTGTACGAGGATTCGGCCCTCAGCGCCATCTTCCTTCACAACAACTACAACTACATCCTCAAGTCTCTGGAGAA GTCGGAGCTGATCCAGTTGGTGACGGTGACTCAGAAGCGAGCTGAGGGCTCCTACCGAGAACTCATTGAGCAACAAATCCACCTTTACCAACGCAG TTGGCTGAAAGTGACGGAGCACCTGAGCGAGCGGAACCTTCCCACCCTCCAGCCGGGCGCCAAG CTCAAAGACAAAGAACGGCAGGTCATCAAGGACAAGTTCAAG GGCTTCAACGAGGGCCTGGAGGAGCTGTGCAAGATCCACAAGGGTTGGGCCGTTCCCGACAAGGAGCAGCGGGACTTCATTCGACTGGCTCAGAAGAGAGCCGTCACGCACGCCTACACCGGCTTCCTGCACAG GTGCGCCAACCTGCCGTTCACCAAGAATCCGGAGAAGTACCACAAGTACCGTCCGGAAGAGGTGGAGGACATGATCGACAGGCTCTTCGACACCTCGGCTTGA